Genomic segment of Pelmatolapia mariae isolate MD_Pm_ZW linkage group LG6, Pm_UMD_F_2, whole genome shotgun sequence:
GCTTAAAGGGAAGAATGTCAGGTGACTAGCTTGGGCCAGttagctaagctaagctaagaaGCGCGGATGTTATACTGTTAGTTACCGTTACTGTTTGATTCTGAGTGAAACTGCTAACTTTGTACAGTTAAACAATAAAATCGCCGACAAAACGAACACCGCACCTTTCGCCTCGCAGTCGGCGCAGTACTTGTTGTCTTCCTCTCTCAGCATTTTGGACAGGATGGCCTGGTGCTGTTCGTTGAGTTTTTGGGCCTTCTCTCTCTCCGAGCGTGTCGCCATGGTGTCGGCTTTGATCGGGCAATCTTAATTAAAAGAATTCTAATTTATTCAGTGGTCAATCGAGAAAAGTTTCCGATAAAATAGCATAATCAGAGGTATGATCGCCTCCGACTGGGATATGAAAACACCCGGAACCGGAATCGCTTCTCCGCCCACAGGTATTCTAGAGCTGACGCGGCGGCCTCACCGGATTGGATGGGAAGCGTGACGTTGTATGACGCAAAACGTTTCTGACgaaataattttaatatttccGCCAAGAAACTGGAAAAGCAAGGATCTAAACAAATCtctgcaattaaaaaaacaacaaaaaaatcgaCTAAGTATTTTAAGTATGTGGTAGCTGAAACCATCGATCATTGCatatattgtgtgttttgtgtggacTGTCTGCACATATTACTTTgtcagtttgtatttttttcctgtgtattgTTTGTAAGTACAAACATAgtttgaaaacattttcatgaaGAAATGATCACCTCACTAAAATGTTTACATTATGCTAGTTGTTTTCGTACAACATTATGAAGATATCCAGAGATCATTTCTTCAAAACAATAATTACATAGCAACACCACATCTAAAGTTTCCAAATTTATTAAACATGGACAAGAAAAtgtataaacacaaacaaaacacacacacacacacacacacacacacacacacacacacacacacacacacacacacacacacacacacacacacacacacacacagaacattACTGAACATATTTTCCTAATTTTCAAACATAATGGAAAACTGTTAAATGAAACCAAAATTAAGATCAATTTAATTTTACGCTGATAAATATGAATTCTCatgaaaaacacacatgcacacgggATTTCTAGAACACATACTTTGGATAAAACACTCATACATTTGAATTACCCTTGAATATGTAAAAATAGAACTAGAAAAATAGGTGCGCTTACAAGACATTTTAACTAAACAGTATTTAAGAAGTCTAAACagacagcaataaaaaaaaagtatgtacaTAGAAATGTTACACATGCATATAGTAAATTCAGGAACGCCCTAGCATCACTGTTTCTCCACCATAGACTTCCTACTAGCCTACAAAAAAATGCATAATGATTTCCCTGCACAAGCAGACTCAGTTTCAGCACAGTGCTTTAGATTTTTAATGCACCAGTGGTTCAGAAAAAGGTTTCCAAGCGGATCTTAAAGTTATTCTCATGGTGTCTCACTGCAATTCCATAACGGAGCAGCATCTCTACATACGGTGGCCAAAATGTGTCATCTATCGCCACATAGGGGTCGTGCGGTGTGTTCAGAGCCTTGTTCATGAGAATCTGCAGGTTTATAAAAAGGGAGATGAAGACCAGGGTGAAGCATATTTGCAGTAAAGGTAcaagtttaaaaagttttacaAGTTTAGAGTTTTATTTTGCCTTTACTTCCTTTACTTATTGAAGGAATAGGTGATGGCCACTAACAAAAATAAAGGATATTTACATGATTATCAAGAACAGAAACATTCAATCACAgaacaagttaaaaaaataaataaaatcacaaaagCTGCCCTCAGGTCTAAACGTTAGGTTGATATCATGCCTTTtggtacacatcagcttttgCTGCCATGTGTGATCATTACTGTGAATCGATTAATCACTACACCCTCTCTTTTATAGCACTTATGTCAACCTTTTTGTCCTTTCACTTTGATAAACAAAAGCAGCATGACACAACCACACAGTCCACATGCGTCAGACCTGCTGCTTTCTTTGCACTGGTGTGGTTAAAATAGGGCCTTAAACAGCATCTCTATAGAAAATGTAACATTAACAATGGGTTTTTATAATTTCCAGTTCCACCACAGCCAACAAACGTAGGACTAATTTACATGTGACTTGTTGACATAAGAAATATGCAGCTgctaataattaataattaaacacacatttattcTACTATAATAGGTCAAATATCTGTTTTGTTAAATGCCTCTCCTATGTGCATACCTCAAAAGGCATCCACCTGAACAGAGTTAACAACACTGATGTTACCATCAAGCATTGTCCCAAGAAAAGTAGCCATTAAGAAATGAGTCATAGCTAAAGAACCACATCTCTTAGGATATGTTTTCCATAAAAGTTGGTGGAGTGCCAGCTCTTTCCTCGAGGTTGATAACTGGGGGGTTTTATCAGAGATAATAAAATTATCTTCAGTAAAATCTACCATTTATCTCAATATCTAGGATACTTTTCAGTCACATACAAAAGTGTCAGTGGTTGatgtgaaaaaaaggaaacactaTGTGTGAAGCTATCTTCAAAACAGAAGTATTTCAAATATTGGGATGAAAATTTAgtttatatacttttttttcctgaccaATGTTTTACTACTCCATTCCCTAATGTAATTCACCCCACCTTGAACTCATCTTTCACTCCTACTGCACACCTCACCAAGGTCTGGCTGTTATCGTACATGTCTGGCACCAGCCTCACATGACTTCCTCATGCTGTACCACACTTCCTCTCTTGGCACCCTATCATACCCTGTTTGTagatatacaaacacacagtacAAATCCTTTTGACCGTCGATATTTCTCCATTAATACTATAAAAGCAAACATTGACTCTGTAGTGCTATTTCTGGGCAAGGAGCCATGCTGCTGCTCACCAATCATCTCCTCTCTTCTCAACCTAGTTTCAAAAACACTTTCCCATATCTTCAAGGTATGCCTCATCAACTTTATCCCTCTATAATTGctacagagatgcacatcacccTTGTACTTGAAAATCTGTACTCCATTCCTCAGGGATCCTCTTACTCTTCAGGAttgtgttttctcattttcttcattcatgAGCTCCTTCAGGCGCTCACCACACTCTCTTCAATTGTTAGCACATTTCCATTTCTGTGATAACGTCTTACATATCACTTCACATGCTTCATACAAGTCATTTTCACCTTTCTTAGTGTCCAGCCTCACATTTAACTCAAGCCTTGTACTTTGCCACTTCTCTCATTGCTAACCTCCCAGCactcatccattttcttcatctccctgaccatcccactttttctttgctaaccTCTGCATttgaacagattttttttacttcctcCTTCCAAAAACAAGTGTCCTTGTCCTTTTTCTTCTGTCCAGAGGACACCCTTTGAGCAGTTTCCCCCAGAACCTTAGCTGTAGTTTGCCAGCCATCTGGCAACACTTCCGTACCACTGACAGCCTGCCTCAACCCCTTCCTGCACTCTCCACAACATTCTTCCttcttcaacttcaacttcccTTCACTCACTTCCTCTTCTTCATGCCCAAAGTCATCATACAGACTACCATCCAATGCTGCCAAGCTACATTCTCCCCTGACATCAACACAGGGGGCCTCTATGTGGTCCATCTTTCCTTTCACATTTCTCTCCTCAATATCAAACCTCATCACCTGTTTCATTCACCTACACGTCCAAAGACAAAGACTGAGATTTTTTTCgattacataaaaaaaactcGAGTTAAACAGTTAGTTTTTTAGTATGAGAAAACTCACCTCCAGAATTTCATTGAGTGAAATCAAGTTTTCATGAATCTCATGAGGAACATTCTGAAAATTAAGATAAAAGACTGTAAGGTGCAATGAATTCATAATAAGGCACTTTTCACATGCAAAGCCATAATCTacaccttcttcttcttgtttgtaCTGGAATCCTCCTGAGGGAGAGGAACGTGTTTCTCCAGGATGTACCCCAAGCTCTCCATCAGCCTTTCCTGGTAGACcttcattttctgtattttttcctTGATGTCCCGGAGTATCCTGTGGAATGCATGCACATGCATCAACATTTTACTCTTCTTCTAAGtttataagatttatttttctacttttaagattaggcttaaaactttcctttttgctaaagcatatagttagggctggatcaggtgatcctgaattctcttagttatgctgcaataggtgtaggatgctgggggattcccatgatgcattgagtatttccttttcagtcacctttctcactcactatgtcaCCTCTCTGCaatgaatcatacttgttattaatctctgtctctcttccacagcatgtcttttttttcctgttttccttctctcaccccaaccagctgcagcagatggccccgcccctccccgagcctgattctgccggaggtttcttcctgttaaaagggagtttttccttcccactgtcgccaaagttcttgttcatagggggtcatacgattgttgggtttttctctgaatgtattagtgtagggtctaccttacaatataaagcactttgaggcgactgctgttgtgatttggcgctgtataaataaaattgaattcagCTGAATTAATTTATATTACCCTTGAAGcatttctgttttctgctctATTCTGTGTAAATAAACACCTGATCCCTTTTGGTTTAGTATGACGCTGAATTCCTACTCACGTATGTTCTGACAACTTCTCCTTTTCAATTTGAAGTCGTTCACTGTGACCACTGGCGGCAGCCAGCACCTGTTTCTTCTCCTCCAGCCATTTTAGTtcactaaaaacaaacacacaagcatCACATTTTCACAACTATACACAAAGTATAGCAAAGGGAAAGTCTCTGGATGGTCTCCTTCATTCAATCCTGAAAGGCATCCATAAAACCAGAAGAAGGACAGTAAGTAATGTAATATGTACAGTGTAACAAAAGGGTTACATACAGTTCCTTAGTCTTTTTCAGTTTGTCTCTTTTGGCTTCATAACAGGAAGCAACCATCTCAAGTTCAGAGCACAGCTTGTGCATCTATGGAAAAAGTAAAGATTACATAGAGTAAGTGATGCATGTAAATGAGCAAAAGCAATAGTTCACTGTTTAACTTAACCACACCTCTTCTTTTCCTGCTTCGAGCAAAATCTCTGAATTTTCTGCCAGCActgcatgaaaaataaaaaaaggtcaATTTTATTAAAAGATAAAGTACACAACATTtatgatttatttctttatttctttttagaaaCCTGAAATCACCAGTTGACCAGAACTGATAACTTACACTGTGGTTCCACTGTCGACCACTGCTTCAGCTCAGCTTCTGTTGCAGTCAGTCTTTTTACTGActatgggaggaaaaaaagtcaCGTGGAATACAAATCACAATGATGAGCCACAGTGAAGCTGTCTgacatcaaataaaacaaacacaaaactcaCTTTATCAGCAGCTACTCTTGGTTGCTCCCTGATTTATAAGGAGTCGGCACAGCAGGAAGCTCTACAAATATTTAATCTGGCAGGTTTTTACACCGGATGCCCATCCTGACGCAACTCCAAAGAGATATGCATCTCCTCCCGGGATCAAGCAGGGGATTTTTTTGCTTGTTaagcaaatgtgtaaaccactacactatggagccaAGGGTGCATTTGACCGGGCATGAAATGCTATGTTATTGCCAGCTGGAGTCTCTAACCTCACCATTTAAAGCACACTCAGCGGTTCCTTTTAGTGTTGACACTGCTGATGCTcacaatgtttacatttttttactgcTTGAATAGCACTAATGAACTGTTTATGACTATACAAACTATTAAAACAAATTGCTCTTTTTGTAACGTATCTTGCCTCTGTAAACACCTTTCACATACAACATGTTTATGATTAATGCTAATTTTGAGCATCACTGGAAACCAAAGGTGCCATCTTGGCCTCTTCATTAagtcattttatgcaaaattcATATGTCCTGTACCCATGATACATGTAAAagatattaatattaatgatgCAAAGATTGTGAAATGCTGGGCTGGAAGCTGCTTGAAATTTACAGTATGGTTGATAATTAATCCAatgttttgttgtcattttctattatttagtttttgttgttCATTTTCTCGTTTGTGTTGGGAAAATAAAGAAACCTCTTTGAATGATCACATACAAAGACAAATTTGATGCTGTAATGTAATGGCTGCAATTGATTAAGATATTTTATTTGCTGATCGGCCAAAGGAACCCATTGACGCAACCATCATCCAATTAATCAGCACACACGTAAAGAAATGCCAGAGGTGTAACAATTTTGAAAGCCAGACCAAAACTGCAACAAAAGAGTTTGCAATACTTTATCACAGTTCCAATTTACAATACAAAGTAACTAAGAGACAAAAGCTCCTAATTGCTCCTAATACATGGGTATCAGGCTATTAGGAGAATTAGAAGCTACTGGAGCCTAAATAAAGTAGGCAAGAGTATTAGTATGGAGATTAGCATGGTTTATCTGGTGAAAATTGTAATGTTTATGAATCATTCAGGTAACAAACTGGAATTACTCACATATCGGGTCTGTGGTGgaatatatacttttttttccttacagttattttttaccacattaaaaaaaactgataaatgaaaaccatgttaaaaaaaagatatgaattttctcagatatttaaaattaaggatttctacatttttttctgtaacattaacctcctaggacctggcgtccacatatgtggagatcacattttgggttgtctagaccacaattcttaattttgctctacaagggcctgatatccacttaggaggacattatactgccactgttctattgaaatttaaattgaatgtcctcatatgtggatatcaggcccttgtagagaaaatcaggtaaaaagataattctttgttgggtcttaggaggttaaagcagcAAAAGCAATGAACAAGTGAACATTTGGAAACAATCATCTCACCTGTTCTTGTGGATTCTCACAAAAATCTGGCTCACACAGTATAATCTCATTCTGAATCTGTAAGACAGAAACACAGTTTATAGTTTTTACCCTTTTAGTGAAGTTTAATATGGCCTTATATCACAAAGTATGTGACAAGGGGCTAGAGATAAATTATCtacacagatttaaaaacatatttacatatgTGATGTGGTCAGATTTTGGTTGGTTCTAGTTTACTAGCCTAGTCAACTATTTTGATTCTCAGAAGAAACGTGGTTCAAGAAAAGTTGCAGATCTCTGAATGCATCGATACTGAAACCTAATGATGATTACCTGAAAGAACCAAATCCAcgataaaaaaataacaggTAAGAGTGTTAACAGCTAAACAACAGAGTATAGGCCTATCATATAAGACTATGAAAAAACCCCATTTAGTTTCTATTCAAAGTATTTTCTAATTATACAAGAAAGTGGAAAAACTGTACGGAATTAAAATGTAGTAACTCTGAACAAATTTTCCTTAACTTGcatatcttgatgcatgctcaatcatccagttaagaaaatgtagttttcagcaggagaaatgtttcatcactaatccaagtgacttcttcaagaacagaatcaacttttgaaTCTTATTTATGTAGAAACATTTGAGGGAaaataaaagtggaaaaaaatcatATCAACATCAGTAATATATTTCTCACGTTGTACCACTACCTGGTCACCCCACTTGTTGCAGTGGCTCCATACTATCCCAGTCCCCCCCAAAACAATATGTATGGCATGACAAAAAGTATTTGGACACACTGGATCCACATGTACCTTTTCCAGCTGCGCAAACTGCTCCTCACACATGTCCAGCAGCTCAGACTGGGCGGCCTCTGACAGCTGCGCTGCTGCCCGGCCGTCTGCCTGAACACGTAAACAACAAAGACGCACATTTGTGTACGTTTTAATCTAAAGAAAAACTGGAGCGGTGCAAGTAGGTACAATTTCTTCTAGAGCTTGTTAGCTACAGGCTAAGGTGAAAAGTTGAATGTACGTAAACGCACGTTAGCAAGGCATTTAAACATTATATAATATCGTGTGTTATATTAAGCACGTGTAAATAACGAGAGTTTTTTTAGACGACAATCAGTCTTACCATGTTTAGCAACAGTTCCCTACTCCACGGACCACAACACTAGACGCTACTCGCTTTTCAAAATACCGCCAACTTTGATGACGTATTATCCGCGACAGAGAGGATGTTGGTGAGCGCCATTGTTGCGCTAAAATGCGCAAGCTTGTTAAAACGTTTGTAAACGAGTTTTTGCATAGTTTTAGATCCCATCAGGTATCCGTTTTCCCAAATGAAAGCAAGGGTAAGTACTGAAACATCTTTACAGAGCCATGAACACCAAGGGGCTGTTTTTCCCtctttaatagaaaaaaatacataaaaagtcTAAACCCTACTGACTATCaaccaaagcaaaaaaaaaaaaaaaaaaaaaaaatacatggtaaaattagttaaaaaacaaagtatTGAATAATgaagaattaaaataaatacaaaaatggaTAATTATTGATTAAACGTGTCCCAAAGGAGGGCCACAtactttagagggaaaaaatgcactttttacTATATTTATACCAACTACATTTAGATAGACGCTTATTTATTGCTTACTTATTTTATTAACTTCTTCTCAGTGACAACATCAAATTGCCACTGGGACGCTGACACGATTATGTAGGATCAACTCAGAAAAAACTGATTAGACCGTTAGGTACAATGGGCTGTTTAAGTGTTGATTGTCTGAGAACTCTTGCCACAGGAGTTGATGTTTAGCATTTGTTCATAATGAGTATATAGAGATTGCTAAGATGGGCAATGGCAGTACCTGATGTTGAATATGGTTCATAAAACTGCACGGTAACAGGCCTGACATGTGAAATTTTACTTGTCAACAATAAGGCTGTCAAgtcaatgagaaaaaaaaagaaaaaaaaatttatatatatatatatatatatatatatatatatgaataatcATTTATAATCTATGTTCTAATGTCAGATAAAATGCTGACATAttgaaaaacaaactaaatgttTATGAAAGCATTTTTAGTTACTCTTACTGCCGAAGTTACCTATATATGTTAGAACAGGTGTGTTTATCAGATATTCTAATGGTTCCTCttaataaatgtgtttatattattaatatatttaatactattttaatattttcatttatttcatatatagtaaatatatttttcattattcTAAATGTGTTTATATATGTGATGTGTGTTCACATGTGCTCGattatgtttttatgtgcatGTTAGTAGGCTCTTTTCATCGGCACAAGAATGCATACAAACACTAACTAACATGTACACATGAAAATAGTCATATACACATGAGATCACAGACACTGAAAAAAGAGAGGGTGAAAAAGAAAT
This window contains:
- the cenpk gene encoding centromere protein K gives rise to the protein MADGRAAAQLSEAAQSELLDMCEEQFAQLEKIQNEIILCEPDFCENPQEQSVKRLTATEAELKQWSTVEPQLLAENSEILLEAGKEEMHKLCSELEMVASCYEAKRDKLKKTKELELKWLEEKKQVLAAASGHSERLQIEKEKLSEHTILRDIKEKIQKMKVYQERLMESLGYILEKHVPLPQEDSSTNKKKKNVPHEIHENLISLNEILEILMNKALNTPHDPYVAIDDTFWPPYVEMLLRYGIAVRHHENNFKIRLETFF